The following proteins are co-located in the Leptospira sp. WS4.C2 genome:
- a CDS encoding TrmH family RNA methyltransferase, with amino-acid sequence MQIIHSPQDPRLSTYQLLKAKEDPSEKFIADHEKTSVRLLHSSLRVESVFCMPKYWEKHKDLIQSKLTDPNQCFVADRSVFEETIGFSVHQGFMAVGFQKWNSFSDVEPPMLLVNSIVDSENIGSILRTAAAFGIRAVLFDSKSASPYLRRSVRVSMGSLFQIELVRIPNLTETLTSAKKSGNKIISLSLPRDGVGLSAKTKTIYEIGKQNNFVLVIGNEAEGVDPKVLDLSDQLVYIPMKNQIDSLNVSHALAVALSHLLK; translated from the coding sequence ATGCAAATCATCCACTCCCCACAGGATCCAAGACTCTCTACTTACCAACTCCTTAAGGCAAAGGAAGATCCATCCGAAAAGTTCATCGCTGATCACGAAAAAACATCCGTCCGCCTCCTCCATTCCTCTCTCAGAGTGGAGTCTGTGTTCTGTATGCCCAAATATTGGGAAAAACATAAAGACTTAATCCAATCTAAACTCACAGATCCTAACCAGTGTTTTGTTGCCGATAGATCCGTATTTGAAGAAACTATCGGATTTTCAGTCCATCAGGGATTTATGGCAGTAGGTTTTCAGAAATGGAATTCCTTTTCAGATGTTGAACCACCGATGTTATTAGTAAATTCAATCGTCGATAGCGAAAATATTGGATCTATTTTGCGTACAGCAGCAGCATTCGGAATCCGAGCGGTTCTTTTCGATTCCAAATCAGCATCACCTTATCTCCGAAGAAGTGTGAGAGTTTCCATGGGTTCTTTATTTCAAATCGAATTGGTTCGTATTCCTAACCTAACAGAAACATTAACTTCTGCAAAAAAATCAGGAAACAAGATTATATCACTTAGTCTTCCAAGGGATGGTGTCGGTTTATCAGCCAAAACAAAGACTATTTATGAAATAGGTAAACAAAATAATTTTGTATTGGTCATTGGCAATGAAGCGGAAGGAGTAGATCCTAAAGTTCTCGATCTATCGGATCAATTAGTTTACATACCGATGAAAAACCAAATTGATTCTCTGAATGTTTCTCACGCACTTGCAGTTGCATTATCGCATCTACTTAAATAA